The following proteins come from a genomic window of Pleuronectes platessa chromosome 2, fPlePla1.1, whole genome shotgun sequence:
- the LOC128425594 gene encoding 6-phosphofructo-2-kinase/fructose-2,6-bisphosphatase 4 isoform X3: protein MQDVNKSRRVVGAVTFTLHNRDRRRPLYSLCMTNCPTLIVTVGLPARGKTYISKKLTRYLNWIGVPTREFNVGQYRRDFVKIYKSFEFFRPDNEEGLKIRRQCASAALNDVRQYLTEEGGQVAVFDATNTTRERRETIIQFAEQNGFKVFFVESVCEDPDVIQENIVQVKLESPDYTNCNNEEAVEDFMKRIKCYENSYQTLDEVLDRDLSYIKIMDVGQRYLVNRVLDHIQSRIVYYLMNIHITPRSIYLCRHGESELNVKGRIGGDSGLTTGGKEFAKKLNQFIQAQGISDLKVWTSQMKRTIQTAEALCVPYEQWKVLNEIDAGVCEEMMYEEIQGNYPLEFALRDQDKYRYRYPKGESYEDLVQRLEPVIMELERQENVLVVCHQAVMRCLLAYFLDKTAEELPYLKCPLHTVLKLTPVAYGCKVESISLNIDAVNTHRERPENVNVHRTAEDALQTVPPHRGHPPAAAANGP from the exons ATGCAAGACGTAAACAAGAGTCGACGTGTTGTCGGTGCTGTCACCTTTACCCTACATAACCGCGACAGGCGCAGACCTCTGTATtcac TTTGTATGACCAACTGTCCCACCCTGATTGTGACAGTGGGCCTTCCTGCCAGGGGGAAGACCTACATCTCCAAGAAACTCACCCGCTACCTGAACTGGATCGGTGTTCCCACCAGAG AGTTCAATGTCGGCCAGTACAGGAGAGATTTTGTGAAGATCTACAAATCCTTTGAGTTCTTCCGTCCTGACAACGAGGAGGGCTTAAAGATCAGGCG GCAATGTGCTTCGGCAGCGCTGAATGATGTGCGACAGTACCTCACAGAAGAAGGAGGCCAAGTGGCG GTGTTTGATGCCACAAACACcaccagagagagaagagagaccaTCATCCAGTTTGCAGAGCAGAATGGATTTAAG gtgTTCTTCGtagagtctgtgtgtgaagaCCCAGATGTCATACAGGAGAACATTGTG CAAGTGAAGCTTGAAAGCCCCGACTACACCAACTGTAACAATGAGGAGGCCGTGGAGGATTTCATGAAGAGGATCAAGTGTTATGAAAACTCCTACCAGACACTGGATGAAGTTCTGGACAG GGATCTCTCCTACATTAAAATCATGGATGTGGGTCAGCGCTATCTGGTGAACCGGGTGTTGGACCACATCCAGAGCCGGATTGTCTACTACCTCATGAACATCCACATCACGCCGCGCTCCATCTACCTGTGCCGCCACGGAGAGAGCGAGCTCAATGTCAAGGGACGCATCGGAGGAGACTCTGGCCTCACTACTGGAGGCAAGGAG TTTGCTAAGAAGCTGAACCAGTTCATCCAGGCGCAGGGCATCAGCGACCTGAAGGTGTGGACCAGTCAGATGAAGAGAACCATCCAGACAGCGGAGGCTCTCTGTGTGCCATACGAACAGTGGAAGGTCTTGAACGAAATCGATGCG GGAGTGTGTGAGGAGATGATGTACGAGGAGATCCAGGGGAACTATCCTCTGGAGTTTGCCCTGAGGGACCAGGACAAATATCGCTATCGGTACCCAAAAGGAGAG TCCTATGAGGACCTGGTGCAGCGGTTGGAGCCGGTCATCATGGAGCTGGAGAGGCAGGAGAACGTGCTGGTCGTCTGTCATCAAGCCGTCATGCGTTGCTTATTGGCCTATTTCCTGGACAAGACTGCAG AGGAACTGCCTTACCTGAAGTGCCCGTTGCACACAGTGCTGAAGTTAACACCAGTGGCCTATG GCTGTAAAGTGGAGTCCATCAGCTTAAACATTGATGcggtcaacacacacagagaaagaccagAG
- the LOC128425594 gene encoding 6-phosphofructo-2-kinase/fructose-2,6-bisphosphatase 4 isoform X6 has translation MTNCPTLIVTVGLPARGKTYISKKLTRYLNWIGVPTREFNVGQYRRDFVKIYKSFEFFRPDNEEGLKIRRQCASAALNDVRQYLTEEGGQVAVFDATNTTRERRETIIQFAEQNGFKVFFVESVCEDPDVIQENIVQVKLESPDYTNCNNEEAVEDFMKRIKCYENSYQTLDEVLDRDLSYIKIMDVGQRYLVNRVLDHIQSRIVYYLMNIHITPRSIYLCRHGESELNVKGRIGGDSGLTTGGKEFAKKLNQFIQAQGISDLKVWTSQMKRTIQTAEALCVPYEQWKVLNEIDAGVCEEMMYEEIQGNYPLEFALRDQDKYRYRYPKGESYEDLVQRLEPVIMELERQENVLVVCHQAVMRCLLAYFLDKTAEELPYLKCPLHTVLKLTPVAYGCKVESISLNIDAVNTHRERPENVNVHRTAEDALQTVPPHRGHPPAAAANGP, from the exons ATGACCAACTGTCCCACCCTGATTGTGACAGTGGGCCTTCCTGCCAGGGGGAAGACCTACATCTCCAAGAAACTCACCCGCTACCTGAACTGGATCGGTGTTCCCACCAGAG AGTTCAATGTCGGCCAGTACAGGAGAGATTTTGTGAAGATCTACAAATCCTTTGAGTTCTTCCGTCCTGACAACGAGGAGGGCTTAAAGATCAGGCG GCAATGTGCTTCGGCAGCGCTGAATGATGTGCGACAGTACCTCACAGAAGAAGGAGGCCAAGTGGCG GTGTTTGATGCCACAAACACcaccagagagagaagagagaccaTCATCCAGTTTGCAGAGCAGAATGGATTTAAG gtgTTCTTCGtagagtctgtgtgtgaagaCCCAGATGTCATACAGGAGAACATTGTG CAAGTGAAGCTTGAAAGCCCCGACTACACCAACTGTAACAATGAGGAGGCCGTGGAGGATTTCATGAAGAGGATCAAGTGTTATGAAAACTCCTACCAGACACTGGATGAAGTTCTGGACAG GGATCTCTCCTACATTAAAATCATGGATGTGGGTCAGCGCTATCTGGTGAACCGGGTGTTGGACCACATCCAGAGCCGGATTGTCTACTACCTCATGAACATCCACATCACGCCGCGCTCCATCTACCTGTGCCGCCACGGAGAGAGCGAGCTCAATGTCAAGGGACGCATCGGAGGAGACTCTGGCCTCACTACTGGAGGCAAGGAG TTTGCTAAGAAGCTGAACCAGTTCATCCAGGCGCAGGGCATCAGCGACCTGAAGGTGTGGACCAGTCAGATGAAGAGAACCATCCAGACAGCGGAGGCTCTCTGTGTGCCATACGAACAGTGGAAGGTCTTGAACGAAATCGATGCG GGAGTGTGTGAGGAGATGATGTACGAGGAGATCCAGGGGAACTATCCTCTGGAGTTTGCCCTGAGGGACCAGGACAAATATCGCTATCGGTACCCAAAAGGAGAG TCCTATGAGGACCTGGTGCAGCGGTTGGAGCCGGTCATCATGGAGCTGGAGAGGCAGGAGAACGTGCTGGTCGTCTGTCATCAAGCCGTCATGCGTTGCTTATTGGCCTATTTCCTGGACAAGACTGCAG AGGAACTGCCTTACCTGAAGTGCCCGTTGCACACAGTGCTGAAGTTAACACCAGTGGCCTATG GCTGTAAAGTGGAGTCCATCAGCTTAAACATTGATGcggtcaacacacacagagaaagaccagAG
- the LOC128425594 gene encoding 6-phosphofructo-2-kinase/fructose-2,6-bisphosphatase 4 isoform X4, whose amino-acid sequence MRGCSSRAKPAQNQERAVCMTNCPTLIVTVGLPARGKTYISKKLTRYLNWIGVPTREFNVGQYRRDFVKIYKSFEFFRPDNEEGLKIRRQCASAALNDVRQYLTEEGGQVAVFDATNTTRERRETIIQFAEQNGFKVFFVESVCEDPDVIQENIVQVKLESPDYTNCNNEEAVEDFMKRIKCYENSYQTLDEVLDRDLSYIKIMDVGQRYLVNRVLDHIQSRIVYYLMNIHITPRSIYLCRHGESELNVKGRIGGDSGLTTGGKEFAKKLNQFIQAQGISDLKVWTSQMKRTIQTAEALCVPYEQWKVLNEIDAGVCEEMMYEEIQGNYPLEFALRDQDKYRYRYPKGESYEDLVQRLEPVIMELERQENVLVVCHQAVMRCLLAYFLDKTAEELPYLKCPLHTVLKLTPVAYGCKVESISLNIDAVNTHRERPENVNVHRTAEDALQTVPPHRGHPPAAAANGP is encoded by the exons ATGAGAGGCTGCTCCAGCCGAGCCAAGCCCGCACAGAACCAGGAGCGAGCGG TTTGTATGACCAACTGTCCCACCCTGATTGTGACAGTGGGCCTTCCTGCCAGGGGGAAGACCTACATCTCCAAGAAACTCACCCGCTACCTGAACTGGATCGGTGTTCCCACCAGAG AGTTCAATGTCGGCCAGTACAGGAGAGATTTTGTGAAGATCTACAAATCCTTTGAGTTCTTCCGTCCTGACAACGAGGAGGGCTTAAAGATCAGGCG GCAATGTGCTTCGGCAGCGCTGAATGATGTGCGACAGTACCTCACAGAAGAAGGAGGCCAAGTGGCG GTGTTTGATGCCACAAACACcaccagagagagaagagagaccaTCATCCAGTTTGCAGAGCAGAATGGATTTAAG gtgTTCTTCGtagagtctgtgtgtgaagaCCCAGATGTCATACAGGAGAACATTGTG CAAGTGAAGCTTGAAAGCCCCGACTACACCAACTGTAACAATGAGGAGGCCGTGGAGGATTTCATGAAGAGGATCAAGTGTTATGAAAACTCCTACCAGACACTGGATGAAGTTCTGGACAG GGATCTCTCCTACATTAAAATCATGGATGTGGGTCAGCGCTATCTGGTGAACCGGGTGTTGGACCACATCCAGAGCCGGATTGTCTACTACCTCATGAACATCCACATCACGCCGCGCTCCATCTACCTGTGCCGCCACGGAGAGAGCGAGCTCAATGTCAAGGGACGCATCGGAGGAGACTCTGGCCTCACTACTGGAGGCAAGGAG TTTGCTAAGAAGCTGAACCAGTTCATCCAGGCGCAGGGCATCAGCGACCTGAAGGTGTGGACCAGTCAGATGAAGAGAACCATCCAGACAGCGGAGGCTCTCTGTGTGCCATACGAACAGTGGAAGGTCTTGAACGAAATCGATGCG GGAGTGTGTGAGGAGATGATGTACGAGGAGATCCAGGGGAACTATCCTCTGGAGTTTGCCCTGAGGGACCAGGACAAATATCGCTATCGGTACCCAAAAGGAGAG TCCTATGAGGACCTGGTGCAGCGGTTGGAGCCGGTCATCATGGAGCTGGAGAGGCAGGAGAACGTGCTGGTCGTCTGTCATCAAGCCGTCATGCGTTGCTTATTGGCCTATTTCCTGGACAAGACTGCAG AGGAACTGCCTTACCTGAAGTGCCCGTTGCACACAGTGCTGAAGTTAACACCAGTGGCCTATG GCTGTAAAGTGGAGTCCATCAGCTTAAACATTGATGcggtcaacacacacagagaaagaccagAG
- the LOC128425594 gene encoding 6-phosphofructo-2-kinase/fructose-2,6-bisphosphatase 4 isoform X2 → MKHRSPSGQHHGKRPRVPGAAASSSPADGMEDKSPSTPRELTQNPLKKIWMPYKNGLPEKHISQRKVCMTNCPTLIVTVGLPARGKTYISKKLTRYLNWIGVPTREFNVGQYRRDFVKIYKSFEFFRPDNEEGLKIRRQCASAALNDVRQYLTEEGGQVAVFDATNTTRERRETIIQFAEQNGFKVFFVESVCEDPDVIQENIVQVKLESPDYTNCNNEEAVEDFMKRIKCYENSYQTLDEVLDRDLSYIKIMDVGQRYLVNRVLDHIQSRIVYYLMNIHITPRSIYLCRHGESELNVKGRIGGDSGLTTGGKEFAKKLNQFIQAQGISDLKVWTSQMKRTIQTAEALCVPYEQWKVLNEIDAGVCEEMMYEEIQGNYPLEFALRDQDKYRYRYPKGESYEDLVQRLEPVIMELERQENVLVVCHQAVMRCLLAYFLDKTAEELPYLKCPLHTVLKLTPVAYGCKVESISLNIDAVNTHRERPENVEVSRMSEEALLTVPAHQ, encoded by the exons ATGAAACACCGGTCACCTTCAGGGCAGCATCACGGGAAAAGGCCCCGTGTTCCCGGCGCGGCCGCCTCCAGCTCTCCGGCCGACGGGATGGAGGACAAATCGCCGTCCACCCCGCGGGAACTCACGCAGAACCCGCTGAAGAAGATCTGGATGCCGTATAAAAATGGCCttccagaaaaacacatttctcagaGGAAGG TTTGTATGACCAACTGTCCCACCCTGATTGTGACAGTGGGCCTTCCTGCCAGGGGGAAGACCTACATCTCCAAGAAACTCACCCGCTACCTGAACTGGATCGGTGTTCCCACCAGAG AGTTCAATGTCGGCCAGTACAGGAGAGATTTTGTGAAGATCTACAAATCCTTTGAGTTCTTCCGTCCTGACAACGAGGAGGGCTTAAAGATCAGGCG GCAATGTGCTTCGGCAGCGCTGAATGATGTGCGACAGTACCTCACAGAAGAAGGAGGCCAAGTGGCG GTGTTTGATGCCACAAACACcaccagagagagaagagagaccaTCATCCAGTTTGCAGAGCAGAATGGATTTAAG gtgTTCTTCGtagagtctgtgtgtgaagaCCCAGATGTCATACAGGAGAACATTGTG CAAGTGAAGCTTGAAAGCCCCGACTACACCAACTGTAACAATGAGGAGGCCGTGGAGGATTTCATGAAGAGGATCAAGTGTTATGAAAACTCCTACCAGACACTGGATGAAGTTCTGGACAG GGATCTCTCCTACATTAAAATCATGGATGTGGGTCAGCGCTATCTGGTGAACCGGGTGTTGGACCACATCCAGAGCCGGATTGTCTACTACCTCATGAACATCCACATCACGCCGCGCTCCATCTACCTGTGCCGCCACGGAGAGAGCGAGCTCAATGTCAAGGGACGCATCGGAGGAGACTCTGGCCTCACTACTGGAGGCAAGGAG TTTGCTAAGAAGCTGAACCAGTTCATCCAGGCGCAGGGCATCAGCGACCTGAAGGTGTGGACCAGTCAGATGAAGAGAACCATCCAGACAGCGGAGGCTCTCTGTGTGCCATACGAACAGTGGAAGGTCTTGAACGAAATCGATGCG GGAGTGTGTGAGGAGATGATGTACGAGGAGATCCAGGGGAACTATCCTCTGGAGTTTGCCCTGAGGGACCAGGACAAATATCGCTATCGGTACCCAAAAGGAGAG TCCTATGAGGACCTGGTGCAGCGGTTGGAGCCGGTCATCATGGAGCTGGAGAGGCAGGAGAACGTGCTGGTCGTCTGTCATCAAGCCGTCATGCGTTGCTTATTGGCCTATTTCCTGGACAAGACTGCAG AGGAACTGCCTTACCTGAAGTGCCCGTTGCACACAGTGCTGAAGTTAACACCAGTGGCCTATG GCTGTAAAGTGGAGTCCATCAGCTTAAACATTGATGcggtcaacacacacagagaaagaccagAG AACGTAGAGGTGTCGCGGATGTCAGAGGAGGCTTTGCTAACAGTGCCAGCTCATCAATGA
- the LOC128425594 gene encoding 6-phosphofructo-2-kinase/fructose-2,6-bisphosphatase 4 isoform X5 codes for MRGCSSRAKPAQNQERAVCMTNCPTLIVTVGLPARGKTYISKKLTRYLNWIGVPTREFNVGQYRRDFVKIYKSFEFFRPDNEEGLKIRRQCASAALNDVRQYLTEEGGQVAVFDATNTTRERRETIIQFAEQNGFKVFFVESVCEDPDVIQENIVQVKLESPDYTNCNNEEAVEDFMKRIKCYENSYQTLDEVLDRDLSYIKIMDVGQRYLVNRVLDHIQSRIVYYLMNIHITPRSIYLCRHGESELNVKGRIGGDSGLTTGGKEFAKKLNQFIQAQGISDLKVWTSQMKRTIQTAEALCVPYEQWKVLNEIDAGVCEEMMYEEIQGNYPLEFALRDQDKYRYRYPKGESYEDLVQRLEPVIMELERQENVLVVCHQAVMRCLLAYFLDKTAEELPYLKCPLHTVLKLTPVAYGCKVESISLNIDAVNTHRERPENVEVSRMSEEALLTVPAHQ; via the exons ATGAGAGGCTGCTCCAGCCGAGCCAAGCCCGCACAGAACCAGGAGCGAGCGG TTTGTATGACCAACTGTCCCACCCTGATTGTGACAGTGGGCCTTCCTGCCAGGGGGAAGACCTACATCTCCAAGAAACTCACCCGCTACCTGAACTGGATCGGTGTTCCCACCAGAG AGTTCAATGTCGGCCAGTACAGGAGAGATTTTGTGAAGATCTACAAATCCTTTGAGTTCTTCCGTCCTGACAACGAGGAGGGCTTAAAGATCAGGCG GCAATGTGCTTCGGCAGCGCTGAATGATGTGCGACAGTACCTCACAGAAGAAGGAGGCCAAGTGGCG GTGTTTGATGCCACAAACACcaccagagagagaagagagaccaTCATCCAGTTTGCAGAGCAGAATGGATTTAAG gtgTTCTTCGtagagtctgtgtgtgaagaCCCAGATGTCATACAGGAGAACATTGTG CAAGTGAAGCTTGAAAGCCCCGACTACACCAACTGTAACAATGAGGAGGCCGTGGAGGATTTCATGAAGAGGATCAAGTGTTATGAAAACTCCTACCAGACACTGGATGAAGTTCTGGACAG GGATCTCTCCTACATTAAAATCATGGATGTGGGTCAGCGCTATCTGGTGAACCGGGTGTTGGACCACATCCAGAGCCGGATTGTCTACTACCTCATGAACATCCACATCACGCCGCGCTCCATCTACCTGTGCCGCCACGGAGAGAGCGAGCTCAATGTCAAGGGACGCATCGGAGGAGACTCTGGCCTCACTACTGGAGGCAAGGAG TTTGCTAAGAAGCTGAACCAGTTCATCCAGGCGCAGGGCATCAGCGACCTGAAGGTGTGGACCAGTCAGATGAAGAGAACCATCCAGACAGCGGAGGCTCTCTGTGTGCCATACGAACAGTGGAAGGTCTTGAACGAAATCGATGCG GGAGTGTGTGAGGAGATGATGTACGAGGAGATCCAGGGGAACTATCCTCTGGAGTTTGCCCTGAGGGACCAGGACAAATATCGCTATCGGTACCCAAAAGGAGAG TCCTATGAGGACCTGGTGCAGCGGTTGGAGCCGGTCATCATGGAGCTGGAGAGGCAGGAGAACGTGCTGGTCGTCTGTCATCAAGCCGTCATGCGTTGCTTATTGGCCTATTTCCTGGACAAGACTGCAG AGGAACTGCCTTACCTGAAGTGCCCGTTGCACACAGTGCTGAAGTTAACACCAGTGGCCTATG GCTGTAAAGTGGAGTCCATCAGCTTAAACATTGATGcggtcaacacacacagagaaagaccagAG AACGTAGAGGTGTCGCGGATGTCAGAGGAGGCTTTGCTAACAGTGCCAGCTCATCAATGA
- the LOC128425594 gene encoding 6-phosphofructo-2-kinase/fructose-2,6-bisphosphatase 4 isoform X1, protein MKHRSPSGQHHGKRPRVPGAAASSSPADGMEDKSPSTPRELTQNPLKKIWMPYKNGLPEKHISQRKVCMTNCPTLIVTVGLPARGKTYISKKLTRYLNWIGVPTREFNVGQYRRDFVKIYKSFEFFRPDNEEGLKIRRQCASAALNDVRQYLTEEGGQVAVFDATNTTRERRETIIQFAEQNGFKVFFVESVCEDPDVIQENIVQVKLESPDYTNCNNEEAVEDFMKRIKCYENSYQTLDEVLDRDLSYIKIMDVGQRYLVNRVLDHIQSRIVYYLMNIHITPRSIYLCRHGESELNVKGRIGGDSGLTTGGKEFAKKLNQFIQAQGISDLKVWTSQMKRTIQTAEALCVPYEQWKVLNEIDAGVCEEMMYEEIQGNYPLEFALRDQDKYRYRYPKGESYEDLVQRLEPVIMELERQENVLVVCHQAVMRCLLAYFLDKTAEELPYLKCPLHTVLKLTPVAYGCKVESISLNIDAVNTHRERPENVNVHRTAEDALQTVPPHRGHPPAAAANGP, encoded by the exons ATGAAACACCGGTCACCTTCAGGGCAGCATCACGGGAAAAGGCCCCGTGTTCCCGGCGCGGCCGCCTCCAGCTCTCCGGCCGACGGGATGGAGGACAAATCGCCGTCCACCCCGCGGGAACTCACGCAGAACCCGCTGAAGAAGATCTGGATGCCGTATAAAAATGGCCttccagaaaaacacatttctcagaGGAAGG TTTGTATGACCAACTGTCCCACCCTGATTGTGACAGTGGGCCTTCCTGCCAGGGGGAAGACCTACATCTCCAAGAAACTCACCCGCTACCTGAACTGGATCGGTGTTCCCACCAGAG AGTTCAATGTCGGCCAGTACAGGAGAGATTTTGTGAAGATCTACAAATCCTTTGAGTTCTTCCGTCCTGACAACGAGGAGGGCTTAAAGATCAGGCG GCAATGTGCTTCGGCAGCGCTGAATGATGTGCGACAGTACCTCACAGAAGAAGGAGGCCAAGTGGCG GTGTTTGATGCCACAAACACcaccagagagagaagagagaccaTCATCCAGTTTGCAGAGCAGAATGGATTTAAG gtgTTCTTCGtagagtctgtgtgtgaagaCCCAGATGTCATACAGGAGAACATTGTG CAAGTGAAGCTTGAAAGCCCCGACTACACCAACTGTAACAATGAGGAGGCCGTGGAGGATTTCATGAAGAGGATCAAGTGTTATGAAAACTCCTACCAGACACTGGATGAAGTTCTGGACAG GGATCTCTCCTACATTAAAATCATGGATGTGGGTCAGCGCTATCTGGTGAACCGGGTGTTGGACCACATCCAGAGCCGGATTGTCTACTACCTCATGAACATCCACATCACGCCGCGCTCCATCTACCTGTGCCGCCACGGAGAGAGCGAGCTCAATGTCAAGGGACGCATCGGAGGAGACTCTGGCCTCACTACTGGAGGCAAGGAG TTTGCTAAGAAGCTGAACCAGTTCATCCAGGCGCAGGGCATCAGCGACCTGAAGGTGTGGACCAGTCAGATGAAGAGAACCATCCAGACAGCGGAGGCTCTCTGTGTGCCATACGAACAGTGGAAGGTCTTGAACGAAATCGATGCG GGAGTGTGTGAGGAGATGATGTACGAGGAGATCCAGGGGAACTATCCTCTGGAGTTTGCCCTGAGGGACCAGGACAAATATCGCTATCGGTACCCAAAAGGAGAG TCCTATGAGGACCTGGTGCAGCGGTTGGAGCCGGTCATCATGGAGCTGGAGAGGCAGGAGAACGTGCTGGTCGTCTGTCATCAAGCCGTCATGCGTTGCTTATTGGCCTATTTCCTGGACAAGACTGCAG AGGAACTGCCTTACCTGAAGTGCCCGTTGCACACAGTGCTGAAGTTAACACCAGTGGCCTATG GCTGTAAAGTGGAGTCCATCAGCTTAAACATTGATGcggtcaacacacacagagaaagaccagAG